One Brassica napus cultivar Da-Ae chromosome C2, Da-Ae, whole genome shotgun sequence DNA window includes the following coding sequences:
- the LOC106364959 gene encoding non-specific lipid transfer protein GPI-anchored 4 isoform X2, producing MKQSLFLSILILLSSSFAQIHARNKSYPANPPSPVATPAPGPSNSDCSSVIYDMMDCLSYLTPGSNDTKPTKVCCGGILSVLQYNPKCVCIGLASSKDMGIALNNTRALAMPTICKLPIAAPHCAILDVSRPSASTPVSPSAVTPMTPQSSAQSPTFSPFLPESPGITAPSPSSSRTNHLSVSKFTFVAAVVSYITYISVFSN from the exons ATGAAgcaatctctttttctttccatATTAATACTGCTATCATCATCATTTGCACAAATCCATGCCCGCAACAAATCATATCCGGCAAACCCTCCCTCACCGGTAGCAACTCCAGCACCTGGACCATCAAATTCTGATTGCTCGAGCGTTATATATGACATGATGGACTGTCTCTCGTACCTTACCCCTGGATCAAATGATACTAAGCCCACGAAAGTGTGTTGTGGGGGAATCCTATCTGTTCTACAATATAATCCTAAGTGTGTTTGCATCGGCTTAGCGAGTAGCAAAGATATGGGTATTGCACTGAATAACACAAGAGCTCTTGCCATGCCTACGATTTGCAAGCTCCCCATTGCTGCTCCTCATTGTG CTATACTGGACGTTTCGAGGCCGAGTGCATCTACTCCTG TTTCTCCATCGGCTGTAACACCTATGACTCCACAGTCTTCCGCCCAGTCACCCACATTTTCACCATTTTTGCCTGAGTCGCCGGGCATCACTGCACCATCTCCATCAAGTTCTCGCACCAACCACCTatcagtttcaaaatttaccTTCGTTGCCGCTGTAGTTTCGTATATAACTTACATTTCGgttttttctaattaa
- the LOC106364959 gene encoding non-specific lipid transfer protein GPI-anchored 4 isoform X1, producing MKQSLFLSILILLSSSFAQIHARNKSYPANPPSPVATPAPGPSNSDCSSVIYDMMDCLSYLTPGSNDTKPTKVCCGGILSVLQYNPKCVCIGLASSKDMGIALNNTRALAMPTICKLPIAAPHCAILDVSRPSASTPGMSSVSPSAVTPMTPQSSAQSPTFSPFLPESPGITAPSPSSSRTNHLSVSKFTFVAAVVSYITYISVFSN from the exons ATGAAgcaatctctttttctttccatATTAATACTGCTATCATCATCATTTGCACAAATCCATGCCCGCAACAAATCATATCCGGCAAACCCTCCCTCACCGGTAGCAACTCCAGCACCTGGACCATCAAATTCTGATTGCTCGAGCGTTATATATGACATGATGGACTGTCTCTCGTACCTTACCCCTGGATCAAATGATACTAAGCCCACGAAAGTGTGTTGTGGGGGAATCCTATCTGTTCTACAATATAATCCTAAGTGTGTTTGCATCGGCTTAGCGAGTAGCAAAGATATGGGTATTGCACTGAATAACACAAGAGCTCTTGCCATGCCTACGATTTGCAAGCTCCCCATTGCTGCTCCTCATTGTG CTATACTGGACGTTTCGAGGCCGAGTGCATCTACTCCTGGTATGTCTTCAG TTTCTCCATCGGCTGTAACACCTATGACTCCACAGTCTTCCGCCCAGTCACCCACATTTTCACCATTTTTGCCTGAGTCGCCGGGCATCACTGCACCATCTCCATCAAGTTCTCGCACCAACCACCTatcagtttcaaaatttaccTTCGTTGCCGCTGTAGTTTCGTATATAACTTACATTTCGgttttttctaattaa